A DNA window from Paenibacillus andongensis contains the following coding sequences:
- the pflA gene encoding pyruvate formate-lyase-activating protein, with product MKGRIHSFDSFGTVDGPGIRFVLFMQGCALQCKYCHNPDSWEMNTGKQMDVEEILNEIEPYLEYYRRSGGGITVTGGEPTLQAPFLARLFAECKRRWGLHTVLDTNGFCEPSHAQDLLDVTDLVLLDLKQINPDKHIELTAQPNDRIIRFAEHLNEIDKPVWIRHVLVPGWTDDYKDLRELGKFIGSLPNVSKLELLPYHRMGVYKWQQMGKEYPLEQCPTPTDQEVARARNLIEMGNIASQTKPL from the coding sequence ATGAAAGGACGCATACATTCCTTCGACTCCTTTGGCACCGTTGATGGTCCTGGCATCCGCTTTGTTCTGTTCATGCAGGGCTGTGCGCTGCAGTGTAAGTATTGCCATAATCCGGATTCATGGGAAATGAATACGGGCAAGCAGATGGATGTAGAGGAGATTCTAAATGAGATTGAACCTTACCTCGAATACTATCGCCGTTCAGGCGGCGGAATTACTGTAACAGGCGGGGAGCCAACACTTCAGGCTCCCTTCCTGGCCCGTTTATTTGCTGAGTGCAAAAGACGCTGGGGCCTGCATACCGTACTGGATACGAACGGATTTTGTGAGCCGAGTCATGCACAGGATCTTTTGGATGTGACGGATTTAGTACTGCTCGATCTGAAGCAGATCAATCCTGATAAGCACATCGAACTTACAGCACAGCCTAATGATCGTATCATTCGCTTTGCCGAACATTTGAATGAGATCGATAAGCCTGTCTGGATCCGACATGTGCTTGTACCTGGGTGGACGGATGACTACAAGGATTTACGCGAGCTCGGTAAGTTCATCGGTTCATTGCCTAATGTTAGTAAATTGGAGCTGCTGCCCTATCACAGAATGGGCGTCTATAAGTGGCAGCAAATGGGGAAAGAATACCCGCTTGAACAATGTCCTACACCAACTGATCAGGAAGTTGCCAGAGCGAGGAATCTCATTGAGATGGGTAATATAGCAAGTCAAACAAAGCCACTTTAG
- a CDS encoding acyltransferase family protein yields the protein MGRENNAATNTFMLNAKFLLILFVVIANCIEPLIQQSPAFHSLYLGIYTFHIPMFVMVTGYFSKNFRLDISGIKSLQMIFYHYLIFQSLYSLLDLLAFHAPGVRYSFFIPYSLLWFLLSHFCWRLLLILFTKMQHPLVISVVLGILVGYAPFTGTMLSFSRTLVFFPFFLAGYYFHLDMIPKQIVHMNRWLSAIGLLGVLIILNAIPLDPKWLYSSFTFKELGSFHWYAGGYRLGVYVLEIIASFCFLSFVPRSQSILTEWGKYTVYVFLLHALITKTAISMGVFSYVRTPVQMTLVLLLAVAITWLLLQESVRRFSRPLIEPNLSFWERWIAGKHSI from the coding sequence GTGGGTAGAGAAAACAATGCTGCTACGAATACGTTTATGTTAAACGCTAAGTTTCTGCTCATTTTATTTGTGGTCATCGCTAATTGTATCGAGCCGCTGATTCAACAAAGTCCAGCTTTCCACTCCTTATATCTGGGTATTTACACCTTTCATATCCCCATGTTTGTCATGGTAACCGGATATTTCTCTAAAAATTTCCGTCTGGACATCTCAGGAATCAAAAGTCTTCAAATGATTTTTTACCATTATCTGATCTTCCAAAGCCTCTATTCTCTGCTCGATTTGCTAGCCTTCCATGCGCCGGGTGTCCGTTATTCTTTTTTCATTCCTTATTCGTTATTGTGGTTTTTATTGAGTCATTTTTGTTGGCGATTGCTCCTTATACTGTTTACAAAAATGCAGCATCCCCTTGTGATCTCTGTTGTTCTTGGAATACTTGTCGGTTATGCACCTTTTACCGGGACGATGCTCAGCTTTTCCAGGACACTAGTCTTCTTCCCTTTTTTCTTGGCCGGATACTATTTTCACCTCGATATGATCCCTAAACAGATCGTTCATATGAACAGATGGTTAAGCGCAATTGGCCTACTTGGTGTTCTGATCATTCTGAACGCGATTCCGCTTGATCCCAAATGGTTATATAGCAGTTTTACTTTTAAGGAGTTGGGTTCCTTTCATTGGTATGCAGGAGGATATCGCTTGGGCGTGTACGTGTTGGAAATTATCGCTTCCTTTTGCTTCTTGAGCTTCGTTCCTCGCAGCCAATCTATCCTTACAGAATGGGGCAAATATACCGTATATGTGTTTTTACTGCACGCTCTTATTACGAAAACAGCCATTTCGATGGGCGTTTTCTCGTATGTACGCACTCCTGTACAAATGACTCTCGTCTTGCTGCTTGCCGTCGCGATTACCTGGCTCCTATTGCAAGAATCGGTACGCCGGTTCAGTCGACCTCTTATCGAACCCAATCTATCTTTTTGGGAACGATGGATAGCTGGAAAACACAGCATATAG
- a CDS encoding hemerythrin domain-containing protein: protein MVIELGMPLDDAQTSRLQQMLERLKDEHSALKKELVHFQEITSELVGILGSEESKRLLQEIRKQMETFMLQLEAHEHWEEDEVLPILAGYANQGMEPTFWTSTWVLGEDHKQAERFVRSFLEFADQCKSADSIRLKKAISLLRVACSVLSEHLLSEEEMFFPVANQMLNDIYAKA, encoded by the coding sequence ATGGTTATTGAGCTTGGGATGCCGTTAGATGACGCTCAGACTTCTAGACTTCAACAGATGCTTGAGCGTTTAAAGGACGAACATAGCGCACTAAAGAAAGAATTGGTCCATTTCCAGGAAATCACAAGCGAACTAGTCGGCATTCTTGGCTCGGAAGAGTCAAAGCGTTTGCTTCAAGAAATCCGAAAACAGATGGAAACCTTCATGCTTCAACTGGAGGCTCACGAGCACTGGGAGGAAGATGAAGTTTTGCCAATCCTGGCCGGGTATGCGAATCAGGGGATGGAGCCTACTTTTTGGACCTCAACCTGGGTTCTGGGGGAGGATCATAAACAAGCGGAACGCTTTGTCCGCTCATTTCTTGAATTTGCGGATCAATGTAAAAGTGCCGACAGCATAAGGCTGAAAAAGGCGATCTCACTGCTTAGAGTGGCCTGCTCTGTATTATCGGAGCATCTGCTGTCCGAAGAGGAAATGTTTTTCCCGGTTGCGAACCAAATGCTTAACGATATTTATGCTAAAGCTTAA
- a CDS encoding universal stress protein, translating into MLYSKIVVAYDGSEASDKALDSALKLAKLNHFSKLDIIHIFNLPTYVLGSSVVIPPIVIENNYLDYSEQVIGKIKEKTTDYSNVHIEVRSGSITKEILKYADEIQADLIIVGSRGLSSIGEFVLGSVSHNIVQHAKLPVLVVK; encoded by the coding sequence ATGTTATATTCGAAAATAGTAGTAGCCTATGACGGTTCCGAAGCTTCCGATAAAGCGCTCGATTCTGCATTGAAGTTGGCCAAGTTGAATCATTTTTCGAAACTGGATATTATTCATATTTTTAATCTTCCGACATATGTGCTTGGTTCCTCGGTTGTCATACCGCCTATTGTCATTGAAAACAATTATTTGGATTACTCCGAGCAAGTCATTGGTAAAATAAAAGAAAAAACTACTGATTATTCGAATGTTCATATTGAAGTGAGAAGCGGGTCGATTACGAAAGAAATTCTGAAATATGCTGATGAAATTCAAGCGGATCTTATTATTGTTGGCAGCAGAGGACTTAGTAGTATTGGTGAATTTGTTCTTGGCAGTGTCAGCCACAATATTGTTCAACATGCAAAGCTCCCGGTACTGGTCGTAAAATAG
- a CDS encoding formate/nitrite transporter family protein, which yields MGFMKQEQIWERTVETGMKKVQFGYRNQLFLGFLGGTYIALGFLLYIRVSSVFPAPWSDVGSVVGAAFFPLGLILTIIAGGELLTGNMMAVPAAFFSGEIKFHQLVNNWAVITVGNFLGAVFIAYVFGHQVGLTEHGVYLTKLVKIVHAKTAEPFSAALLSGIGCNMLVGLAVWLAYGTDDDAGKIMGIWFPTMAFVAIGFQHVVANMFVIPAAIFANQATWIDFMENLVPVYLGNLIGGALFVAGVYTLVYRHSH from the coding sequence ATGGGATTTATGAAACAGGAGCAGATATGGGAACGTACGGTAGAAACAGGAATGAAAAAGGTACAGTTTGGGTACAGGAATCAGCTCTTTCTCGGTTTTTTAGGAGGTACTTATATTGCCTTGGGCTTTTTACTGTACATTAGGGTTAGCAGCGTATTTCCGGCCCCATGGAGTGACGTAGGCAGCGTAGTAGGAGCTGCTTTTTTTCCTTTAGGTCTGATATTAACGATCATTGCAGGCGGCGAGCTTCTTACTGGGAATATGATGGCAGTACCTGCTGCATTCTTTTCCGGAGAGATCAAATTTCATCAGTTAGTAAATAATTGGGCTGTAATAACAGTTGGGAATTTCCTGGGAGCAGTGTTCATCGCCTATGTTTTTGGGCATCAAGTTGGTTTAACAGAACATGGTGTTTATTTGACTAAACTTGTAAAAATTGTCCACGCCAAAACGGCAGAGCCATTCTCTGCAGCGCTATTATCCGGTATTGGCTGTAACATGTTAGTTGGGCTTGCAGTTTGGTTAGCCTATGGGACAGATGATGATGCAGGTAAAATAATGGGAATATGGTTCCCTACAATGGCTTTTGTAGCGATCGGATTTCAGCACGTCGTTGCCAATATGTTTGTCATTCCTGCGGCTATTTTCGCAAACCAGGCAACCTGGATCGATTTTATGGAAAATCTGGTACCGGTGTACTTGGGGAATTTAATTGGAGGGGCTCTATTTGTAGCGGGCGTTTATACATTGGTTTATCGTCATTCTCATTAG
- a CDS encoding LacI family DNA-binding transcriptional regulator, producing MRSGIKQVAEHAGVSIASVSHVINNTRYVSDEVKRKVYEAMEELDYRPNSAARSLRSQKSNTIGLIVPVLPSDTSNFFFMMVAQGIQYTLKQHGYHLLLSNNTTEQIEDEKEQIKLFDSKLIDGLFIASIAEDVSYLNDIVRSNYPVVFIDRNPTGYNGDCVLADGIGGAYDAVKTLILKGHRRIGLLTGELGITTSNERFDGYKKALADHDIPFDSSIVRMAESHFESGYESVKALLGEQKITALFIANNVLTMGAMKYIQERRIQIPAELAIIGFDDYDWTQITCPPLSVIRQPSYEIGVKAAEIMLERIEKPDAISAEYRLPTSLILRDSC from the coding sequence ATGCGATCGGGCATTAAGCAGGTAGCTGAGCATGCGGGCGTTTCGATAGCATCAGTGTCACATGTTATTAATAACACTCGCTATGTGTCGGATGAAGTTAAGCGCAAAGTTTATGAAGCAATGGAAGAGCTCGATTACCGTCCAAATTCAGCAGCAAGGAGCTTGCGCAGTCAGAAGTCTAATACAATCGGCCTCATCGTGCCCGTTCTTCCATCGGATACTTCTAATTTCTTCTTTATGATGGTAGCACAAGGTATTCAGTATACATTGAAGCAGCATGGCTATCATTTGCTGCTGAGCAACAATACAACAGAACAAATTGAAGATGAGAAAGAACAGATTAAATTGTTTGACTCCAAGTTAATTGACGGTTTATTTATTGCATCAATCGCTGAAGATGTGAGTTATCTAAACGATATCGTGCGCTCAAATTATCCCGTTGTGTTCATCGACCGCAATCCGACGGGTTATAACGGGGATTGTGTGTTGGCCGACGGAATTGGAGGCGCTTACGATGCAGTGAAAACGCTTATCCTGAAAGGTCATCGCCGAATTGGGCTGTTAACCGGGGAACTCGGGATTACAACGAGTAATGAGCGCTTTGATGGGTACAAAAAAGCATTAGCAGATCACGATATTCCGTTTGATTCATCCATTGTAAGGATGGCGGAATCTCACTTTGAGAGCGGATACGAGAGCGTTAAGGCGCTTCTTGGCGAGCAGAAGATTACAGCGCTGTTTATTGCTAATAACGTATTGACAATGGGCGCCATGAAATACATACAAGAACGTCGGATTCAAATTCCAGCCGAGTTGGCTATTATTGGTTTTGATGATTATGATTGGACACAAATTACGTGTCCGCCTTTGTCGGTTATCCGGCAGCCTTCTTACGAGATCGGCGTGAAAGCAGCAGAGATTATGTTAGAACGGATTGAGAAGCCAGACGCAATAAGCGCAGAATACAGACTACCAACCTCGTTAATTTTGCGAGATTCCTGTTAA
- a CDS encoding ABC transporter permease — protein sequence MNKFKDPLKQIRANYELYLLILPTVIYFIIFKYWPMYGVQIAFKDFIASKGFWGSPWVGMEHFQRFFDSFNFWTVIQNTLGLSVFSLVVSFPVPILIALLLNQLLHERYKRFIQTVIYAPYFISTVVLVGMLYVFLSPGSGLINHIIQLFGGEPIYFLSKAEWFKSLYVFSGVWQETGFASVIYLAALAGIDPHLHEAAVVDGANKWQRIWHIDIPGIQPTILILFILAIGNLMNVGFEKAFLMQNDLNASSSEIIATYVYKIGLQRAEYSFSAAVGLFNSLINFVLLLSVNRIVKKINGSGLF from the coding sequence ATGAACAAGTTCAAAGACCCGCTTAAACAGATCAGAGCCAACTATGAGTTATATCTGCTCATACTGCCCACAGTGATTTATTTTATCATTTTTAAATATTGGCCTATGTATGGGGTTCAAATTGCATTTAAGGATTTTATCGCTTCCAAAGGTTTCTGGGGAAGTCCTTGGGTAGGCATGGAGCATTTTCAGCGGTTTTTCGATTCTTTCAACTTTTGGACTGTCATTCAGAATACGTTAGGACTTAGTGTTTTCTCTTTAGTGGTTTCATTTCCTGTGCCTATCCTCATCGCGTTGCTGCTCAATCAGCTGCTTCATGAAAGGTACAAACGTTTTATCCAGACTGTCATTTATGCTCCGTATTTCATCTCAACAGTCGTCCTTGTTGGTATGTTGTATGTGTTCTTATCACCGGGCAGCGGACTCATTAATCATATCATTCAACTTTTTGGAGGCGAGCCGATCTACTTTTTATCAAAGGCGGAATGGTTCAAAAGCCTCTATGTATTCTCCGGTGTATGGCAAGAAACCGGCTTCGCCTCTGTTATCTACTTAGCAGCGCTGGCTGGTATCGATCCGCATCTTCACGAAGCGGCGGTAGTGGATGGAGCTAACAAATGGCAACGGATCTGGCATATCGATATTCCAGGGATTCAGCCAACGATTCTCATTTTATTCATATTGGCCATCGGGAACCTTATGAATGTTGGCTTTGAAAAAGCATTTCTCATGCAAAATGACCTGAATGCCAGTTCGTCTGAAATTATTGCTACGTATGTGTACAAAATCGGCTTGCAGCGAGCGGAATACAGCTTCTCTGCAGCAGTAGGTTTATTCAATTCTTTGATCAATTTCGTACTACTGCTTTCCGTTAATCGGATCGTCAAAAAAATAAATGGCAGCGGCCTATTTTAA
- a CDS encoding carbohydrate ABC transporter permease, giving the protein MRPMITAKSTADKWFDALNILVLSGFALLILYPLYFVVIASVSEPDQIYAGNVWLWPKGFTLEGYSRILSDPQIWSGYGNSIVYAVASALISVSLTIGAAYPLSRKDFYGRNTFMLFFVFTMFFSGGLIPTYLLVKNLGMVNTIWSVILPSAVDAFGIIIARTFFQSTIPDELREAAFMDGCRNTRFLWSVVIPLSKPIIAVLVLFAVVRQWNGFFDALIYLENEKLYPLQLVLRNILIQSQPIGDMVSDIDSLLAKQRVSELIKYGVILIAAAPLLILYPFLQRYFVKGVLIGSVKG; this is encoded by the coding sequence ATTCGCCCAATGATTACAGCTAAGAGTACCGCTGATAAATGGTTCGACGCTTTAAACATCCTTGTATTAAGTGGCTTTGCATTGTTGATTTTGTACCCGCTTTATTTCGTCGTTATTGCTTCCGTCAGCGAGCCAGATCAAATCTATGCCGGCAATGTGTGGCTATGGCCCAAAGGCTTTACACTCGAAGGTTATAGCAGAATTTTATCAGATCCTCAGATCTGGTCTGGTTATGGAAATTCGATCGTATACGCAGTGGCAAGTGCACTCATCAGTGTTTCTTTAACAATCGGAGCGGCATATCCGCTTTCCCGTAAGGATTTTTATGGACGCAATACGTTCATGCTGTTCTTTGTATTTACGATGTTTTTCTCCGGTGGCTTAATTCCAACTTATTTATTGGTCAAAAATCTGGGCATGGTGAATACGATCTGGTCGGTCATCTTGCCATCGGCTGTCGATGCTTTTGGAATTATTATTGCCCGGACGTTTTTCCAATCCACGATCCCAGATGAGCTTCGAGAAGCGGCATTCATGGATGGCTGTCGAAATACGCGTTTTCTATGGAGTGTTGTGATTCCATTATCCAAACCCATTATTGCGGTCCTTGTGCTGTTTGCGGTTGTTCGCCAGTGGAACGGATTCTTCGATGCCTTAATTTATTTGGAGAATGAAAAGCTGTATCCGCTGCAGCTGGTCCTCCGTAATATTTTGATCCAGAGCCAGCCTATCGGCGACATGGTATCGGATATTGACTCTCTTTTAGCGAAACAAAGGGTCTCTGAGTTGATCAAATATGGAGTCATCCTCATTGCGGCGGCGCCACTGCTCATTCTATATCCGTTTTTACAGCGTTATTTCGTTAAAGGTGTGCTGATTGGATCTGTAAAAGGCTAA
- a CDS encoding extracellular solute-binding protein, with protein sequence MKKRLTTLTMVTMSLSLVLAACNDKAPAAKDAASVSPQSSEKAASKSFNESGYPIVKDKVTLKMVSPKAPLAPNYGEMEIFKRLEEQTNVHVDWDNVPEANYNDKKNILLASSNLPDVFYGARFTDNDLVKYSKDGTIIPLNDLIDKYMPNVKKLFEKRPELKAFVTAPDGKIYSLPVAEELGKGQAGIGSNPDFLFLNKAWLDKLSLKMPTTIEELHNVLTAFKTKDPNGNGKADEVPMSFMNTFWTGDIGYLFGAFGVPDKTYQPGDNSFIEHLNVKDGKVNYAAIDPKYKDAVAYFHKWVEEGLVDKDSFTFNNNPAPYFAKGKTKDVTLGSYLWWEETEIVGPDRAKDYALVPPFKDMVVKYNNGSPWSRGGPVITKVNKNPEITARWLDLQYEPKMAAQLHWGPIGVVFDEKEGKLVQKPLDAGVAAGEFRQKVAPNMTGVILAEDFQNLVAPEPRALERMNRIKDTFVPQMEKENYPSIFFTPEELDKISKIKPDIAKLTNEKRSKWLMEGGVEKEWDSYLTTLKKMGLDDLLKIYQDALDRYNKAAK encoded by the coding sequence ATGAAAAAAAGGCTAACGACATTAACGATGGTAACGATGAGCTTAAGTTTGGTATTGGCAGCATGCAATGACAAAGCACCGGCAGCGAAAGATGCCGCATCAGTATCTCCGCAAAGCAGCGAGAAAGCAGCCTCCAAAAGCTTCAACGAAAGCGGTTACCCGATTGTAAAGGATAAAGTAACGCTGAAAATGGTATCGCCCAAAGCACCGCTTGCGCCTAACTATGGCGAGATGGAAATATTTAAACGTCTAGAAGAACAGACGAACGTACATGTAGATTGGGATAATGTCCCGGAAGCGAACTATAACGATAAGAAGAACATCCTGCTAGCCAGCTCCAACTTACCGGATGTCTTCTATGGCGCTCGTTTCACAGATAATGATTTGGTGAAATACAGCAAGGACGGTACGATCATCCCGCTGAATGACCTCATCGATAAGTATATGCCTAACGTGAAGAAGCTGTTTGAAAAAAGACCGGAGCTGAAAGCATTCGTTACCGCGCCTGACGGCAAAATCTACTCGCTTCCTGTGGCGGAAGAACTGGGTAAAGGACAGGCTGGCATCGGCTCGAATCCGGATTTTCTCTTCTTGAACAAAGCTTGGCTGGATAAGTTGAGTTTGAAGATGCCTACGACCATTGAAGAGCTGCATAATGTACTTACTGCTTTTAAAACGAAAGACCCTAATGGGAACGGCAAGGCCGATGAAGTACCGATGTCCTTCATGAATACCTTCTGGACCGGAGATATTGGTTACTTGTTCGGAGCTTTCGGAGTCCCAGACAAAACGTATCAACCTGGCGATAACTCGTTTATCGAGCATTTGAATGTGAAAGATGGCAAGGTGAATTACGCCGCAATTGATCCGAAATATAAAGATGCAGTCGCGTATTTCCACAAATGGGTCGAAGAGGGCCTCGTAGATAAGGATTCATTTACTTTCAATAATAATCCGGCACCCTACTTTGCAAAGGGAAAAACGAAGGATGTTACGCTCGGTTCCTACCTCTGGTGGGAAGAGACGGAAATTGTTGGACCGGACCGCGCCAAGGATTATGCACTCGTACCGCCTTTCAAGGACATGGTCGTGAAATACAACAATGGCTCTCCTTGGAGCCGTGGCGGTCCAGTAATTACCAAAGTGAACAAAAATCCCGAAATCACAGCCAGATGGTTAGATTTGCAATATGAGCCGAAGATGGCCGCTCAGCTTCATTGGGGACCGATTGGCGTCGTATTCGATGAAAAAGAAGGCAAACTGGTGCAGAAGCCGCTTGATGCAGGCGTAGCCGCTGGCGAATTCCGTCAAAAAGTAGCGCCGAACATGACGGGCGTCATCTTGGCGGAAGACTTCCAAAATCTCGTCGCTCCAGAGCCTCGCGCATTGGAAAGAATGAACCGTATTAAGGATACGTTTGTTCCGCAAATGGAAAAAGAGAATTATCCGAGTATTTTCTTTACGCCGGAAGAGCTGGATAAAATCAGCAAAATCAAACCGGACATCGCCAAGCTGACCAATGAAAAACGCTCCAAATGGTTGATGGAAGGCGGCGTTGAGAAAGAATGGGATAGCTATTTAACGACGCTGAAGAAAATGGGATTAGATGATTTGTTGAAAATCTACCAGGATGCATTAGACCGCTACAATAAAGCGGCTAAGTAA
- a CDS encoding GH32 C-terminal domain-containing protein, producing MEPIAYWSFDEGQGRIAHDPYTGNLDSIQYALTKGRFQPPQDPIWRKGIRGSALLFDGYSTWLQRPADQCPSLSGALTITAWIAPRSYDFGDEQRLAAIVNQHDRERCEGYVFGLSRHGSWSLQLALGDQWVEVWCYNHPLPKGEWSFVAATYEALSGQLKLYLNGYIVAVKHHGQDITLITPSQEDLLIGRNNKGVILAEAFTMNMFDGLMDELCLYDLAMSEEDIARTYREYLTEHGGAVPAIPFDDLAIPRASFVQDRHRPVYHLTSPGHWMNEPHAPIYFNGQYHLFYQFNPNGPFWHYIHWGHWVSEDLVHWRDLPAALAPEPSFDPDGIWSGSAAYDEHGFPALFYTIGNNACSPNQSVGLARTTYLQDGDLDLKTWVKHPEPIVVQEPGIGYFGEFRDPYVWKEKEEWIMLVGTGIEGRGGTAMVYRSANLIDWKLEGPLYVSNYEKYPYLGVVWELPVLLPLKRNGEATGKHILLISPWGPGAKVEVNYWIGTWDAAGYLFIPDHEEPGLIDVGDFHFTGPSGMVDPVTGRSLLFTIAQGERTPEIDYDCGWSHGAGMPVSLTLREDGQLGIEPIEEMRQLRGKQLLNVWDLNLDEANESLKNIQSDTFELELTFGYGAANQYGISLRRTPDGEEETVVFYDQDRERLGVNRNKTTLDTRERTTGIQEGLLELRGEPLQLRVFVDRSLIEVYANGLKSLTTRAYPSRLDALGLLLHGNRDIRIASMQIWEIKPAFQVSV from the coding sequence ATGGAACCTATTGCCTATTGGTCCTTCGATGAAGGGCAGGGGCGCATAGCGCATGATCCGTATACGGGTAATTTGGATTCCATTCAATATGCCCTTACGAAAGGTCGGTTTCAGCCGCCGCAAGATCCGATTTGGCGTAAAGGAATTCGTGGAAGTGCGCTGTTGTTTGATGGTTATTCAACATGGCTGCAGCGCCCGGCAGACCAATGCCCTAGCTTGTCGGGAGCATTAACGATTACAGCTTGGATCGCTCCGCGCAGCTATGACTTCGGTGATGAGCAGCGGCTCGCCGCCATCGTCAATCAACATGACAGAGAACGCTGCGAGGGTTATGTCTTCGGTTTATCTCGTCATGGATCATGGTCACTCCAGCTTGCGCTTGGCGATCAATGGGTAGAGGTTTGGTGCTATAATCATCCACTCCCTAAGGGAGAATGGTCCTTCGTCGCCGCTACTTACGAAGCGTTATCCGGACAGTTGAAGCTGTATTTGAACGGATATATAGTTGCAGTAAAGCACCATGGGCAGGACATTACTTTGATTACTCCCAGTCAAGAAGATTTGTTAATTGGGCGCAATAACAAGGGTGTCATTTTAGCAGAAGCCTTCACGATGAATATGTTCGACGGTTTGATGGATGAACTTTGTCTATATGATCTCGCGATGTCTGAGGAGGACATCGCGAGAACTTACCGGGAATATTTAACCGAACACGGCGGCGCTGTACCCGCTATTCCTTTCGATGACCTGGCGATTCCAAGAGCTAGCTTTGTTCAGGATCGGCATCGTCCGGTGTATCACTTGACCTCGCCAGGGCATTGGATGAACGAACCGCATGCGCCGATTTATTTCAATGGACAGTATCATTTGTTCTACCAATTCAACCCAAACGGCCCCTTTTGGCATTATATCCATTGGGGACATTGGGTGAGTGAAGATTTAGTACATTGGCGCGATCTTCCAGCGGCTTTGGCGCCGGAACCGAGCTTTGATCCGGATGGAATCTGGTCAGGAAGTGCGGCTTATGATGAACACGGATTTCCGGCATTATTTTATACAATAGGGAATAACGCATGTTCTCCCAATCAATCGGTGGGTCTGGCTCGAACCACTTATCTCCAGGATGGAGACTTAGATTTGAAGACATGGGTGAAGCATCCTGAGCCAATCGTCGTTCAGGAGCCTGGCATCGGATACTTTGGTGAATTCCGTGACCCGTATGTGTGGAAAGAGAAGGAAGAGTGGATCATGCTCGTCGGCACGGGGATAGAGGGACGAGGCGGAACCGCGATGGTCTACCGCTCTGCGAACTTGATCGACTGGAAGCTCGAAGGCCCTCTTTACGTGAGCAATTACGAGAAGTATCCATACCTTGGCGTTGTATGGGAATTGCCAGTACTTCTGCCGTTAAAGCGTAATGGTGAGGCAACGGGCAAGCATATTTTGCTGATTAGCCCATGGGGGCCAGGTGCTAAGGTAGAAGTGAATTATTGGATCGGGACATGGGATGCTGCGGGTTACCTGTTCATTCCGGATCATGAAGAGCCGGGACTCATCGATGTTGGTGATTTCCACTTCACTGGGCCGAGCGGCATGGTTGATCCTGTAACAGGCAGGTCGCTGCTATTTACGATTGCTCAAGGTGAGCGAACACCTGAAATCGATTACGATTGCGGATGGTCGCACGGCGCTGGCATGCCAGTCAGTTTGACTCTGCGGGAGGATGGACAGCTTGGGATCGAGCCAATCGAAGAAATGCGTCAACTCCGGGGTAAGCAGCTTCTGAACGTATGGGATCTTAATTTGGATGAAGCGAATGAAAGTTTGAAAAATATACAGAGTGATACGTTTGAGTTAGAGCTAACATTTGGCTACGGCGCGGCCAACCAATACGGAATCTCGCTCAGACGAACGCCAGATGGGGAAGAAGAGACCGTTGTCTTCTATGATCAGGATCGAGAGCGGCTTGGCGTGAATCGAAATAAAACAACGTTAGATACGCGTGAACGAACGACTGGCATTCAAGAGGGGCTGCTTGAGCTTCGCGGTGAACCTCTGCAGCTGCGGGTGTTCGTAGATCGATCATTGATCGAGGTCTACGCCAACGGTCTAAAAAGCTTAACGACACGCGCCTACCCATCTAGATTGGACGCGCTAGGGTTACTTTTACACGGGAATCGAGACATTCGAATCGCGTCCATGCAAATATGGGAGATAAAACCGGCATTTCAAGTGTCGGTGTAG